From the genome of Latilactobacillus curvatus JCM 1096 = DSM 20019:
TATTCTTTACCTTCTAAACGTAAACGGCCAGCTTCTTTAACAGCTTGCATTGAACCGTATTGATCTAAATCAGCAAAAGAAACTGTTTCTGCCCGGATAAATCCGCGTTCAAAGTCGGAATGAATGACACCGGCGGTTTGTGGGGCCTTCATGCCTTGACGGAAAGTCCATGCCCGGGTTTCTTTTCCACCAGCGGTAAAGAATGTTGCTAAGCCTAGTAGATGATATGAAGCACGAATCAATTTATCCAACCCTGATTCAGTCACCCCTTCGGCTTCCAAAAATTCAGCCTTATCGGCATCATCTAATGAGGCGATTTCTTCTTCAGTTCTTGCTGAGATGGCAATTACTTCGGCGCCTTCTTTAGCTGCGGACGCTTGAATTTGTTTAACATAATCCACACTATCAGGATCAGCCATGGCATCTTCAGCAATATTTGCAACATATAAAACCGGTTTTGATGTTAATAAGAAGAAGCCTTTAACTAACTTCGCTTCATCTTCATTAAATTCGATTGAACGTACTGAGCCGCCTTCTTCAAGAACAGGCTTAATCTTTTTAAGCACTTCGAATTCGGCTAAGGCGTCTTTGTCTTTCGTCCGCGCAATCTTTTCAACACGCGCATAACGCTTCGTAACACTTTCTAAATCAGCTAAGCTCAATTCAAGGTTAATTGTATCGATGTCGTCTAACGGGTCAACAGTTCCGGTAACAGAGGTAATATTATCGTCGTCAAAGGCGCGCACAACATGCACAATCGCATCGACTTGACGAATATTCTCCAAGAACTTGTTCCCAAGCCCTTCACCTTTGCTAGCCCCTTTAACGATCCCAGCAATATCCGTAAATTCAAAAGTCGTTGGCACGATCTTTTTAGCCGGGATAATTTCTTGAATCCGGTCTAAACGCTTGTCAGGGACTTCAACCATGCCGACGTTAGGGTCGATTGTGGCAAATGGGTAGTTCGCCATTTCGGCGCCTGCTTTCGTGATGGCGTTAAATAACGTTGATTTTCCGACGTTGGGTAATCCTACAATTCCTGCGGTTAATGACATAGTTTTTTACACTTTCCTTTACTTTAAAAATTAGTTTGGTTGGGACCTTGTTGCATCTCTTGATAGTGGGGTTCATCCGCAACAACGACTTGTGCTGCAGGCACCAAATTCTTCTTAAGTTTCTTTTCGAATTCACGGCGCGGTAATAAGACGGCGTGGCCGCACCCCATGCACTTAATTCGAATATCCATCCCCAAGCGCACCACTTCAAAGCGATTGGTGCCACAGGCATGTTGTTTTTTCATCTGAACAAGATCGCCTAATGTATACATCTAGCTCGACTCCTCACTTTAATCGATATTCACATCTAGCAATGCAAGAATCCGGTTTAAATCATCGACTGTGCTGTAATCAATCTCAATCTTTCCGCGACCCTTGCTGTTAATCGCAATATTGACCTTGGTGTCAAATTTATCGACCAATTGATTTTCACTCGCTTGAATATAGGGTGATTTAATCTTGGTCTTCGTCACTTTCGCAGCTTTAATCTGGTTCATCTGGTTAATTAACTGCTCTAGTTGTCGCACCGTTAAGCCTTCATCAATCGTGCGTTTCGCTAATGCACTAATCTGACTTTTTTTCTTCAATGATAATAACGTCCGCGCCTGTCCCATTGAAAGGTCACCATTTTGTAATAACGTCTTCACGTCATTGGGTAAACCCAATAAGCGCAAGTAATTGGCAATGTATGGGCGGCTCTTGCCCAACCGTTCTGATACTTCAGCTTGAGTCAGGTTTAACTTTTTCAAGAGTGTATCGTAAGCTTGGGCTTCTTCTAACGGCGTTAAATCTTCACGTTGCAGGTTTTCCAAGACCGCAATTTCCATCATTGCGGATTCATCAAACTGCCGCGTGATGGCTGGTATCGCTGTTTTACCAGCTAACTTAGACGCACGGAATCGGCGTTCACCCGCAATTAATTCGTAACCATTAATACTTTTGCGAACAATGATTGGTTGGAAAACGCCCGACTTCTTAATTGACGCTGCTAATTCAGCCAAAGCCGCTTCATCAAATGTCTTCCGCGGTTGATAGGGATTTGGACGAATATCATCAAGTGCAATCTCTTCAACTAATTCATCCGCCCGGTTTTTATTAGGGCCTTCGAACGCTGAAAATACAGCATCCAAACCGCGGCCCAATCCTTTTCCATTTCTAGTTGCCATGAGCTGCTAACACTTCCTTTGCCAAATTTTGGTAAACTTCAGCGCCCCGTGATTTTGGATCATAATCAATGATTGATACGCCATGACTAGGTGCTTCTGCTAAGCGCGTATTCCGTGGCACAATCGTGTCGTAAACCCGATCACCAAAATACTTACGCACTTCTTCAATCACTTGAGCCCCTAAATTCGTCCGCGCATCATACATCGTCAACAACACGCCTTCAATCGCTAAGTTTGGGTTAAAATGTTTTTGCACCAAACGAACGGTGTTTAACAATTGGCTCAATCCTTCTAAGGCATAATATTCACTTTGAACTGGAATCATGATTGAATTACTTGCCGTAAAGGCATTGATTGAAAGTTGCCCTAATGAAGGTGGACAGTCAATCAAAACGTAATCATAATCGGCTAAGACTGGTTCTAACCCTAACTTCAAGCGCATTTCACGCGCCATCTGTGATGTTAGCTCGATCTCTGCCCCTGCAAGTTGAATCGTAGCTGGAACAATGTCTAAGTTCTTATGTGATGTTTTAATAATTGTTTCTTTTAGTGGGAATTCATCGACCAACACATCATAGATATCTTTTTCGACTTGGGATTTTTGAACCCCAATCCCGCTTGTCGCATTCCCTTGTGCATCTGAATCAATGATTAACACGTGATTGCCAGCATCCGCCAAACAAGCGCCTAGATTAATCGTGGTCGTTGTTTTACCAACGCCACCTTTTTGATTTGCAATTGAAATAACGTGTGCCATAATGAGCCTCCCTTATTGCTTTGGAATTTCGATCGTAATCCGATAAACATCATCTTGTTCTTCTTCGGTGGCTTTGACGGCAATCCCGCTTTGTTCAACCATTTGAACCGACTTTTTGATGGTGTTGACGGCAATGCGTGTATCATGGGCAATTGCTTTTTTTGCTTTATCGTTCGCTTTTTTAGCCTTCGTGGTAGCTTCTTTTAAACTGCCATCGGTTGCATCAACTGTCTCTTCAGTTGATTCTGGTTCAGGATTCAACGTCTTGTTAACCAGCGCTTCCGTATCCTTAACCGTTAATTGTTCAGCCAAGATTTGGTGTAAAATCATTTGTTGCTTGAATTCATCCAACCGTAAAAGGCTCCGACCGTGTCGTTCAGAAATTTCATGATTCATGATGGCTTCTTGAACGGGTTGTGAGAGTTTCAATAGCCGCAACTTATTAGCAACAAAAGATTGGCTCTTACCCATCTTTTCTGCCAAGCTGGCTTGTGTAAAGTCGTTCAGCTTCATTAAGTCCTTATAAGCTTGTGCTTCTTCAACGGCGGTTAATTCTTCGCGTTGTAAGTTTTCAATCAAGGCCATTGAAGCTGTTTCGTGATCATCCATAGTTTGAACAATCGCTGGTAATTCAGCCCATTTGAGGGTTTGAATCGCTCTAAAACGGCGTTCACCCGCAATAATTTCATATTTTTGATCTTCATATTCACGTAAGATAATCGGTTGCAATAAGCCGTGTTGTTCGATTGTGCTTGCTAATTCGGCGATATTGTCCGCATTAAATACTTTTCGTGGTTGGAACCGGTTAGGCACAATTGCTGAAACCGGCACTTTGATCACTTGATTAATACTTTTATCGTCTTTTTTCTTATTAAA
Proteins encoded in this window:
- the ychF gene encoding redox-regulated ATPase YchF, giving the protein MSLTAGIVGLPNVGKSTLFNAITKAGAEMANYPFATIDPNVGMVEVPDKRLDRIQEIIPAKKIVPTTFEFTDIAGIVKGASKGEGLGNKFLENIRQVDAIVHVVRAFDDDNITSVTGTVDPLDDIDTINLELSLADLESVTKRYARVEKIARTKDKDALAEFEVLKKIKPVLEEGGSVRSIEFNEDEAKLVKGFFLLTSKPVLYVANIAEDAMADPDSVDYVKQIQASAAKEGAEVIAISARTEEEIASLDDADKAEFLEAEGVTESGLDKLIRASYHLLGLATFFTAGGKETRAWTFRQGMKAPQTAGVIHSDFERGFIRAETVSFADLDQYGSMQAVKEAGRLRLEGKEYMVEDGDIIEFRFNV
- a CDS encoding DUF951 domain-containing protein, translating into MYTLGDLVQMKKQHACGTNRFEVVRLGMDIRIKCMGCGHAVLLPRREFEKKLKKNLVPAAQVVVADEPHYQEMQQGPNQTNF
- a CDS encoding ParB/RepB/Spo0J family partition protein encodes the protein MATRNGKGLGRGLDAVFSAFEGPNKNRADELVEEIALDDIRPNPYQPRKTFDEAALAELAASIKKSGVFQPIIVRKSINGYELIAGERRFRASKLAGKTAIPAITRQFDESAMMEIAVLENLQREDLTPLEEAQAYDTLLKKLNLTQAEVSERLGKSRPYIANYLRLLGLPNDVKTLLQNGDLSMGQARTLLSLKKKSQISALAKRTIDEGLTVRQLEQLINQMNQIKAAKVTKTKIKSPYIQASENQLVDKFDTKVNIAINSKGRGKIEIDYSTVDDLNRILALLDVNID
- a CDS encoding ParA family protein gives rise to the protein MAHVISIANQKGGVGKTTTTINLGACLADAGNHVLIIDSDAQGNATSGIGVQKSQVEKDIYDVLVDEFPLKETIIKTSHKNLDIVPATIQLAGAEIELTSQMAREMRLKLGLEPVLADYDYVLIDCPPSLGQLSINAFTASNSIMIPVQSEYYALEGLSQLLNTVRLVQKHFNPNLAIEGVLLTMYDARTNLGAQVIEEVRKYFGDRVYDTIVPRNTRLAEAPSHGVSIIDYDPKSRGAEVYQNLAKEVLAAHGN
- the noc gene encoding nucleoid occlusion protein; the encoded protein is MALSFFNKKKDDKSINQVIKVPVSAIVPNRFQPRKVFNADNIAELASTIEQHGLLQPIILREYEDQKYEIIAGERRFRAIQTLKWAELPAIVQTMDDHETASMALIENLQREELTAVEEAQAYKDLMKLNDFTQASLAEKMGKSQSFVANKLRLLKLSQPVQEAIMNHEISERHGRSLLRLDEFKQQMILHQILAEQLTVKDTEALVNKTLNPEPESTEETVDATDGSLKEATTKAKKANDKAKKAIAHDTRIAVNTIKKSVQMVEQSGIAVKATEEEQDDVYRITIEIPKQ